A genomic segment from Actinoplanes sichuanensis encodes:
- a CDS encoding FtsX-like permease family protein, with protein sequence MISLAARMLRHRPGSSVATLLALALGALILTAMGTLVESGLRYHPAPARYAAADLVIAQPETTFTSREFDGEIYRSSVALPEGGTVPAELAGRLRNIEGVARVAVDENIPVHTTTGSPLSGRGWASSVLTPFALVDGQAPARDDEVVLGNTQGTPANPDTAPGPESGAGLGTGPVRVGEQVRLVVGGVLRTYRISGLARGNDGAAVFFTDAHAADLAPHRGAVSAVGVVAAPGTDLGRLGERVNQVVGAARVSSDSASEDIGAPSGRASEGTGAPSGPASEDIGVPRGQMSEDLQVLSRADSGRAERSADQAAAGLLIQVGASFGGYVILLVVFVVAATIGLSVRHRRRDLALVRAVAATPGQVRRMIMMESALLALVASAVGVPVGLVTTHWLTGEITGRGFVPVGFPMSPGVIAGAAAAAVILVSAVLAGLLAARRISGIKPAEALSEVAAEPAPAGRARWISGLSALAAAGSTAFAAVAASGQTALGAALGMLYLFVLAVALLAPWINAATSRALASPLRMVFGTSGYLAAANLRANARGAATVLTSLVLAVGFGGSVWFLQNNLERQAVAQSRSGLLATRALVAGVGLSDSAVVEVRAIPGVRAATPVRHTSVVVSLMGDGETIGARAVDPAGLAATLDLGVAEGSLADLHDGTVAVSRTHASTFGWELGEKVALRLGDGTPVDVRIAAIYERGLGFGDVVLPRTTVAGHTATNLDDQILISASPSADAALREMAAAHPGSALVDTAALTGGLAKDLALSAWLNRLLIAVMVGYTVVAAANTMVMAALARRREIAVLRLTGVTRRQIKLMINAEQVGLLGVAVLLGGAIAALTLSSVVRALTGSVVPYVPPMGLVAVLGGTAFLALATTILPIARLLRVPPVEHIGMKE encoded by the coding sequence ATGATCTCGCTCGCCGCCCGGATGCTGCGTCACCGTCCCGGCTCGTCCGTCGCCACACTTCTGGCGCTGGCCCTGGGCGCCCTGATCCTCACCGCCATGGGCACGCTCGTCGAATCCGGATTGCGGTACCACCCTGCTCCGGCTCGCTATGCGGCCGCCGATCTCGTCATCGCCCAGCCCGAAACCACTTTCACCAGCCGGGAGTTCGACGGGGAGATCTATCGCAGCAGCGTCGCGCTGCCCGAGGGCGGCACCGTGCCCGCCGAACTCGCCGGCCGACTTCGGAACATCGAGGGCGTCGCGAGGGTCGCGGTCGACGAGAACATCCCGGTCCACACCACCACTGGGTCACCCCTGTCGGGCCGTGGGTGGGCAAGTTCGGTGCTCACCCCGTTCGCGCTGGTGGACGGCCAGGCGCCAGCCCGCGACGACGAGGTGGTCCTCGGTAACACCCAGGGCACGCCCGCCAACCCGGACACAGCTCCCGGCCCGGAAAGCGGGGCCGGGCTGGGCACCGGGCCGGTTCGGGTCGGTGAGCAGGTCCGATTGGTCGTCGGGGGAGTGCTTCGGACGTATCGGATCAGTGGTCTGGCCCGAGGGAACGATGGCGCGGCGGTGTTCTTCACTGACGCGCACGCTGCGGATCTCGCGCCGCATCGCGGGGCGGTCAGTGCTGTTGGGGTGGTCGCCGCTCCCGGCACCGACCTGGGCCGACTCGGTGAGCGGGTGAACCAGGTCGTCGGGGCGGCCCGGGTGTCGAGCGATTCGGCATCCGAGGACATCGGGGCGCCGAGTGGTCGCGCATCCGAGGGCACCGGGGCGCCGAGTGGTCCCGCGTCAGAGGACATCGGCGTGCCGCGAGGACAGATGTCCGAGGACCTTCAGGTGTTGAGCCGTGCGGATAGCGGGCGTGCCGAACGGTCGGCAGATCAAGCCGCCGCGGGACTGCTGATCCAGGTCGGGGCGTCGTTCGGCGGTTACGTGATTCTGCTGGTCGTTTTCGTGGTCGCGGCGACCATCGGCCTCAGCGTGCGCCACCGCCGCCGTGATCTGGCCTTGGTGCGGGCCGTCGCGGCCACACCGGGCCAGGTGCGCCGCATGATCATGATGGAGTCCGCGCTGCTCGCGCTGGTGGCCTCGGCAGTCGGAGTCCCGGTGGGTCTGGTGACTACGCACTGGCTGACCGGCGAAATCACCGGCCGGGGGTTCGTTCCTGTCGGCTTCCCGATGTCGCCGGGTGTGATCGCGGGGGCGGCGGCCGCAGCGGTAATCCTGGTCTCGGCAGTGCTCGCCGGGCTGCTGGCCGCGCGGCGGATCAGCGGCATCAAGCCGGCTGAAGCCCTGAGCGAGGTGGCGGCCGAACCGGCGCCCGCCGGACGGGCTCGATGGATCAGCGGGCTGTCGGCGCTGGCGGCCGCTGGATCCACGGCGTTCGCAGCGGTCGCCGCCAGCGGTCAGACCGCTCTCGGAGCCGCGTTGGGGATGCTGTACCTGTTCGTCCTCGCGGTTGCTCTGCTGGCGCCGTGGATCAACGCCGCGACTTCGCGGGCGCTCGCTTCACCACTGCGGATGGTGTTCGGGACCAGCGGCTATCTGGCTGCGGCCAATCTGCGTGCCAACGCGCGAGGTGCGGCCACTGTCCTGACTTCGCTGGTTCTAGCGGTCGGGTTCGGTGGGTCGGTGTGGTTCCTGCAGAACAACCTGGAGCGTCAGGCGGTCGCGCAGAGCCGGTCCGGGCTGCTCGCTACGCGAGCGCTGGTCGCCGGCGTGGGCCTGTCCGACTCCGCGGTGGTCGAGGTTCGTGCGATTCCGGGGGTACGCGCGGCGACTCCCGTCCGGCACACCAGCGTCGTCGTCTCCCTGATGGGCGACGGCGAGACGATCGGCGCGCGGGCGGTGGACCCGGCCGGGCTGGCGGCGACGCTCGATCTCGGGGTGGCCGAGGGTAGCCTCGCCGACCTGCACGACGGGACCGTGGCGGTGTCGCGGACGCACGCCTCGACGTTCGGCTGGGAGCTGGGCGAGAAGGTCGCGTTGCGGCTCGGTGACGGCACACCGGTCGACGTCCGGATCGCCGCGATCTACGAGCGCGGTCTCGGCTTCGGGGATGTGGTCCTGCCCCGGACCACCGTGGCGGGACACACTGCGACGAACCTCGACGATCAGATCTTGATCAGCGCCTCGCCGTCCGCTGATGCCGCGTTGCGCGAGATGGCGGCGGCCCATCCGGGAAGCGCTCTGGTCGACACCGCTGCCCTGACCGGTGGTCTCGCGAAGGACCTGGCGCTCAGCGCCTGGCTCAATCGATTGCTGATCGCCGTGATGGTCGGATACACCGTGGTCGCAGCAGCCAACACGATGGTCATGGCCGCCCTGGCGCGGCGCCGCGAGATCGCCGTGTTGCGGCTGACCGGCGTGACGCGGCGCCAGATCAAACTCATGATCAACGCGGAACAGGTCGGACTGCTCGGTGTCGCGGTTCTGCTCGGTGGGGCGATCGCAGCACTCACCCTGAGCAGCGTGGTGCGCGCGCTCACCGGAAGTGTCGTGCCCTACGTGCCGCCGATGGGCCTGGTCGCCGTCCTCGGTGGCACGGCATTCCTGGCTCTCGCGACGACGATCCTTCCGATCGCCCGCCTGCTCCGTGTGCCGCCGGTCGAGCACATCGGAATGAAGGAGTAG
- a CDS encoding flavin monoamine oxidase family protein → MSNGELTRRRFLTSVGVTGGAGALFATMGALGQAPARTPTPEFNAPRQADFHLTGRAARRVVILGGGIAGLTAAYELGKAGYDCTILEARDVAGGRNLTIRGGRTETDLDGHTQRADFSSGTYLNAGPARIAQWMVTLDYCRELGVPIQPFVNANADTLIYNEAAGAPVRFRTAKADVYGYVSELLAKATDQGALDTVLTAEDKARLLSFLEDFGDIGAEHDYVGSTRRGFSPYPGAGEDHGTPLPGPASLSDVFASEVGRYLSFEFGYDQAMMMFQPVGGMDRIAAALTTKIGPRRVRLGAQVTKITTRASDVTVGYRQDGRDQSITADFCIVALPPNVMTRVPHNLGPDITAALAAFLPFAAGKIGLEYRSRWWETDLRIYGGSTQTDLDIGQIWYPSHDFHAPRGLLVGYYNFGETAESYGSLSPAERTARALTQGAKIHGAKYRTELASSFSVAWNRTPHLEAAWNYAPWNDSTAFRLLLKPAGRVYFAGDWLSQAVAWQHGAFLSARATVTALHKRVLTA, encoded by the coding sequence ATGAGTAACGGGGAACTCACACGCCGTCGCTTTCTCACCTCGGTCGGTGTCACTGGTGGCGCCGGCGCCCTCTTCGCCACGATGGGTGCGCTCGGACAGGCCCCGGCCCGCACCCCGACCCCTGAGTTCAACGCGCCGCGACAGGCCGACTTCCATCTGACCGGCCGCGCAGCACGCCGGGTCGTCATCCTGGGCGGCGGCATCGCCGGCCTCACAGCAGCCTACGAACTGGGCAAAGCCGGCTACGACTGCACGATCCTGGAAGCCCGCGACGTGGCAGGCGGCCGAAACCTGACGATCCGTGGTGGCCGCACCGAGACCGACCTCGACGGCCACACCCAGCGGGCCGACTTCTCCTCCGGCACCTATCTGAACGCCGGTCCGGCCCGGATCGCGCAGTGGATGGTCACCCTCGATTACTGTCGCGAACTGGGCGTACCGATCCAGCCATTCGTCAACGCCAACGCCGACACGCTGATCTACAACGAGGCGGCCGGAGCTCCGGTCCGATTCCGGACCGCGAAGGCCGACGTCTACGGGTACGTCTCCGAGCTGCTCGCCAAGGCCACCGACCAGGGCGCGCTCGACACCGTACTGACCGCCGAGGACAAGGCCCGGCTGCTGTCCTTCCTGGAGGACTTCGGCGACATCGGGGCCGAACACGATTATGTCGGGTCCACCAGGCGGGGCTTCTCCCCGTACCCCGGCGCGGGCGAGGACCATGGCACGCCGCTGCCCGGACCGGCGTCGCTGTCCGACGTCTTCGCCAGTGAGGTCGGCCGGTATCTCAGCTTCGAATTCGGCTACGACCAGGCGATGATGATGTTCCAGCCGGTCGGCGGCATGGACCGGATCGCCGCCGCTCTCACCACGAAGATCGGACCGCGGCGGGTACGCCTCGGCGCCCAGGTCACCAAGATCACCACTCGGGCCTCCGACGTGACGGTCGGCTACCGCCAGGACGGCCGGGACCAGTCGATCACCGCGGACTTCTGCATCGTCGCCCTCCCGCCGAACGTGATGACTCGCGTCCCGCACAACCTGGGGCCGGACATCACCGCGGCCCTCGCCGCGTTCCTCCCCTTCGCCGCCGGCAAGATCGGTCTGGAGTACCGGAGCCGCTGGTGGGAGACGGACCTGCGGATCTACGGCGGCAGCACCCAGACCGACCTCGACATCGGCCAGATCTGGTACCCGTCGCATGACTTCCATGCCCCACGCGGCCTGCTGGTCGGCTACTACAACTTCGGTGAGACGGCCGAGTCCTACGGCTCCCTGTCTCCGGCCGAGCGAACCGCCCGAGCTCTCACCCAGGGCGCGAAGATCCACGGCGCCAAGTACCGCACTGAGCTGGCCTCGTCCTTCTCGGTCGCCTGGAACCGCACGCCCCACCTGGAGGCCGCCTGGAACTACGCGCCGTGGAACGACAGCACCGCCTTCCGTCTGCTCCTGAAGCCGGCCGGCCGAGTCTATTTCGCCGGCGACTGGCTTTCTCAGGCCGTCGCGTGGCAACACGGAGCCTTCCTCTCCGCCCGAGCCACGGTGACCGCCCTGCACAAACGAGTCCTCACCGCTTGA
- a CDS encoding SAM-dependent methyltransferase: MPPGDLQTDRPHSARIYDYLLGGKDNFEADRRVAEEILKHTPALPISMRANRRFMAKVVGFLADRGIRQFLDVGTGLPTSPNLHEVVQRMVPEATVVYVDNDPLVLSHARALLTPVGTGAVSYLDADLRQPESILRDDAVVKGFDLTRPVALTIIAVLQHVIDDDQARAIIGQLMAPLPAGSALALSAVTVENDPAGAGTVRTYNQNGVPVIARTREGVEALFSGFDLVEPGVVPVHHWKPVAADKGVDDAAVYMYGGVALK, encoded by the coding sequence ATGCCGCCCGGCGACCTCCAGACCGATCGACCACATTCCGCACGGATCTACGACTACCTGCTCGGCGGTAAGGACAACTTCGAGGCCGACCGGCGGGTGGCCGAGGAGATCCTGAAACACACACCGGCGCTGCCGATCTCGATGCGGGCCAATCGTAGGTTCATGGCGAAGGTCGTCGGGTTCCTGGCCGACCGCGGGATCAGGCAGTTCCTCGATGTCGGCACCGGGCTGCCCACCTCGCCCAATCTGCACGAGGTCGTCCAGCGGATGGTTCCGGAGGCGACTGTCGTCTACGTGGACAACGACCCGCTCGTCCTCAGCCATGCCCGGGCGCTGCTCACCCCGGTGGGCACCGGTGCGGTCTCCTACCTGGACGCCGATCTGCGGCAGCCGGAGTCGATTCTGCGGGACGACGCTGTGGTCAAGGGCTTCGACCTGACCCGGCCGGTTGCGCTCACGATCATCGCGGTGCTCCAACATGTGATCGACGACGACCAGGCGCGCGCCATCATCGGACAGCTGATGGCGCCGCTTCCGGCCGGGAGTGCGCTGGCGCTGTCGGCGGTCACGGTCGAGAACGATCCGGCGGGCGCGGGGACGGTTCGGACCTACAACCAGAACGGGGTGCCGGTGATCGCCCGCACCCGCGAGGGGGTCGAGGCGCTGTTCAGCGGGTTCGACCTGGTGGAGCCGGGTGTGGTCCCGGTGCACCATTGGAAACCGGTCGCCGCCGACAAGGGCGTCGACGACGCGGCCGTTTACATGTACGGGGGAGTGGCCCTCAAATGA
- a CDS encoding alcohol dehydrogenase catalytic domain-containing protein translates to MRAVVFDAIEGQPEVREVPDPTPPPGGVVVRVMATGLCRSDWHAWAGHDEITLPHVPGHELAGVVSAVGAGVSRWAVGDRVTVPFVCGCGRCSWCLSGQAQVCPEQQQPGFTHWGSFAEQVLLHAADTNLVAVPDRVGFEAAAGLGCRFATAYRALAHRANVTAGEWVTVIGAGGVGLSSVMIARALGARVIAVDRNPAALAVAAGLGAEYTLLTSPTGEASPFSLTAATPAAGAPALTPGTATPTAGASALTSGIAAPAFGASALTPDTATPTAGASALAPGIAVPTAGGLPLAPNIAAPTAGGLPLTPVFGVSDAVAELTGGGGDVSVDAVGGEQTCADAILSLRRRGRHVQVGLLPPVDGHPRVPMARVIGWELDVLGSHGMAAADYPEMMALIAAGRLEPQRLIERTIGLTEAATLLPVFDQATVAGMTMIDPRLI, encoded by the coding sequence ATGCGTGCCGTGGTGTTCGATGCGATCGAGGGTCAGCCCGAGGTTCGGGAGGTGCCGGACCCGACGCCGCCGCCGGGTGGGGTGGTGGTCCGGGTGATGGCGACCGGGCTGTGCCGCAGCGACTGGCATGCCTGGGCCGGTCATGACGAGATCACGTTGCCGCACGTGCCCGGGCACGAACTGGCCGGGGTGGTGTCGGCGGTCGGTGCGGGCGTCTCCCGGTGGGCGGTCGGGGATCGGGTGACGGTTCCGTTCGTCTGTGGGTGCGGGCGCTGTTCGTGGTGTCTGAGCGGGCAGGCGCAGGTGTGTCCCGAGCAGCAGCAACCTGGTTTCACACACTGGGGGTCGTTTGCTGAACAGGTCCTTCTGCACGCTGCCGACACTAATCTCGTGGCCGTTCCGGATCGGGTCGGCTTCGAGGCGGCGGCCGGGCTGGGGTGCCGGTTCGCCACGGCGTATCGGGCGCTCGCCCACCGCGCGAATGTCACCGCAGGCGAATGGGTGACCGTCATCGGCGCCGGCGGCGTCGGATTGAGCTCGGTGATGATCGCCCGCGCCCTGGGCGCCCGGGTGATCGCCGTGGACCGCAACCCGGCCGCTCTCGCCGTCGCGGCCGGCCTCGGGGCGGAGTACACCCTGCTCACCTCGCCGACCGGCGAGGCCTCACCCTTCTCCCTCACCGCAGCCACACCCGCCGCCGGCGCCCCTGCTCTGACCCCAGGCACCGCCACGCCCACCGCCGGGGCCTCCGCCCTGACCTCCGGCATCGCCGCGCCCGCCTTCGGTGCCTCTGCTCTCACGCCGGACACCGCCACGCCCACCGCCGGGGCCTCCGCTCTGGCCCCAGGCATCGCCGTGCCCACCGCCGGGGGCCTTCCTCTCGCGCCGAACATCGCCGCGCCCACCGCCGGGGGCCTTCCTCTCACGCCGGTTTTCGGCGTGTCGGACGCTGTCGCCGAACTCACCGGCGGTGGCGGCGACGTCTCCGTCGACGCGGTCGGTGGGGAACAGACCTGCGCCGACGCGATCCTGAGCCTGCGCCGCCGGGGTCGGCATGTGCAGGTCGGGCTCCTGCCGCCGGTCGACGGGCATCCCCGCGTACCGATGGCCCGGGTGATCGGCTGGGAACTCGATGTCCTCGGCAGCCACGGGATGGCGGCGGCCGACTATCCGGAGATGATGGCGCTCATCGCCGCGGGTCGTCTGGAGCCCCAACGCCTGATCGAGCGGACCATCGGCCTGACCGAGGCGGCCACCCTGCTGCCGGTCTTCGACCAGGCCACCGTCGCGGGCATGACGATGATCGACCCGCGTCTCATTTGA
- a CDS encoding NAD-dependent epimerase/dehydratase family protein, with translation MRVVVTGAAGFIGSHLAQALAAVGHEVLAVDARSRGACPANLAELARTGITVTDCDLATADLAPLADADAVLHLAGRPGVRTSFGAGAADTERDNVTATARLLDACAATRPRFVLASSSSVYGDADRPCTEDDPIDPRSPYARSKSDAEDLARRAGGDVVILRYFSVYGPRQRPDMAFHRFIEAALDGSPAPLYGDGGQSRSFTFVGDVVDATIRAATAPLPAGTILNVGHPVTVRLRDALDRIGTLLGTPPPLVPKDPAPGDVTRTWAGTARAATVLGWTATTDLDEGLTRQIAWHEQQRREKDREKDREKDRQDSRPRQGSEGADRG, from the coding sequence GTGCGGGTTGTGGTCACGGGGGCGGCGGGCTTCATCGGCAGTCACCTCGCCCAGGCGCTGGCCGCCGTCGGGCACGAGGTGCTGGCGGTCGACGCCCGATCGCGGGGCGCCTGCCCGGCCAACCTCGCCGAGCTCGCCCGGACCGGCATCACGGTGACTGATTGTGATCTCGCGACGGCTGATCTGGCGCCGCTGGCCGACGCCGACGCCGTCCTGCATCTGGCCGGTCGTCCCGGCGTGCGGACGTCGTTCGGGGCGGGTGCCGCCGATACCGAGCGGGACAACGTCACCGCCACGGCGCGTCTGCTCGACGCGTGCGCGGCCACCCGGCCCCGCTTCGTGCTGGCGTCCAGTTCGTCGGTCTACGGCGACGCCGACCGGCCCTGTACCGAGGACGACCCGATCGACCCGCGTAGCCCGTACGCGCGATCGAAATCGGACGCCGAGGATCTCGCGCGGCGAGCCGGTGGCGACGTCGTCATCCTTCGGTATTTCTCGGTCTACGGGCCGCGGCAGCGCCCGGACATGGCGTTTCACAGGTTCATCGAGGCCGCGCTGGACGGCTCGCCGGCGCCGCTCTACGGTGACGGCGGCCAGAGCCGGTCCTTCACGTTCGTCGGTGACGTCGTCGACGCGACCATCCGCGCGGCGACCGCGCCGCTGCCCGCCGGCACCATTCTCAACGTCGGCCATCCGGTCACCGTCCGCCTGCGAGACGCCCTCGATCGCATCGGTACGCTGCTCGGCACCCCACCACCGCTGGTGCCGAAGGACCCGGCCCCGGGCGACGTGACCCGCACCTGGGCCGGCACCGCCCGCGCGGCCACCGTGCTCGGCTGGACCGCGACGACCGACCTGGACGAGGGCCTGACCCGGCAGATCGCGTGGCACGAGCAGCAGCGCCGAGAGAAGGACCGAGAGAAGGACCGAGAGAAGGACCGACAGGACAGCCGGCCGAGGCAGGGCAGCGAGGGAGCAGACCGTGGCTGA
- a CDS encoding glycosyltransferase, which translates to MADGHRAAYLAFDRFPSAKGSAVHIRHMAAELFERYGGGLLCVLGGGDLPAYQREHGVEIVRFTEAVPNLLDRAQAFSTWAADRLAAHLDTLEICHVRDPWSALPALTTDARLVYEANGLPSIELPYAWPMAAPSTLAKIREMEEHCLRRAEAVVVPSYQIKNAVTERGVTPDRVHLIPNGADPVAPDVPRPPDAPGRYVVYVGALQPWQGVDVLLRAFARLADLTDLSLVVCSSVTRSRARPLVRLAENLNIPVIWRFQLPHEEVAGWLAHAELSVAPLTATPRNLVQGCSPIKVWESMAAGTAVVASDLPVIREVLGDLGRFVPPGRPAELSRAIRVLLEYPEIGRDLGDRSRQKIIDGYTWKHARSRLSGVYDLVVGH; encoded by the coding sequence GTGGCTGACGGGCACCGCGCCGCCTATCTCGCGTTCGACAGGTTTCCGTCGGCCAAGGGCTCGGCGGTGCACATCCGGCACATGGCGGCCGAGTTGTTCGAGCGCTACGGCGGCGGCCTGCTGTGCGTGCTGGGTGGTGGCGACCTGCCCGCCTACCAGCGGGAGCACGGCGTGGAGATCGTCCGGTTCACCGAGGCCGTGCCGAACCTGCTGGACCGCGCGCAGGCCTTCTCCACCTGGGCCGCCGACCGGCTCGCCGCGCACCTGGACACCCTGGAGATCTGCCATGTCCGCGATCCGTGGAGCGCCCTGCCGGCCCTGACCACGGACGCGAGACTGGTCTACGAGGCGAACGGTCTGCCGTCGATCGAGTTGCCCTACGCGTGGCCGATGGCCGCCCCGTCGACGTTGGCGAAGATTCGTGAGATGGAGGAGCACTGCCTGCGTCGTGCCGAGGCGGTGGTCGTTCCGTCGTACCAGATCAAGAATGCCGTGACCGAACGCGGCGTGACGCCGGACCGCGTGCATCTGATCCCGAACGGTGCCGATCCGGTGGCGCCCGACGTGCCGCGCCCACCTGACGCGCCGGGCCGATATGTGGTCTATGTCGGCGCGCTGCAACCGTGGCAGGGTGTCGACGTGTTGTTGCGGGCGTTCGCCCGGCTGGCCGATCTGACCGACCTGTCGCTCGTGGTGTGCTCGTCGGTGACGCGGTCGCGGGCCCGCCCGCTGGTCCGCCTGGCGGAGAATCTGAACATCCCGGTGATCTGGCGTTTCCAGCTCCCGCACGAGGAGGTGGCGGGCTGGCTGGCCCACGCCGAGTTGTCGGTGGCGCCGCTGACCGCCACCCCGCGCAACCTGGTGCAGGGCTGCAGTCCGATCAAGGTGTGGGAGTCGATGGCGGCCGGCACCGCGGTGGTCGCCTCCGATCTGCCGGTGATCCGCGAGGTTCTGGGTGATCTGGGCCGGTTCGTGCCGCCGGGTCGTCCCGCCGAACTGTCCCGTGCCATCCGGGTGCTCCTGGAATACCCGGAAATCGGCCGCGACCTCGGTGACCGCTCCCGGCAGAAGATCATCGACGGATACACCTGGAAGCACGCGCGATCCCGGCTGTCCGGCGTCTATGACCTGGTAGTGGGGCACTGA
- a CDS encoding glycosyltransferase family 4 protein — protein sequence MRLLWVTENHPPSPGGMANSCDRIVRGLRAAGVAVDVVHLSRRTSTTASREDGLLVVPLTDDPEHALRHLWTTLQPRIGDYTHVVAFGGTYPMLAAPVYARWGGLPLVTLLRGNDFDTGVFSLRRQSIVLEALRSSAHVCVVAASTAPQVTALAPATPVTWVANGIDTTEWRILPSEQRAAETWRAAHVAAHHRTIGVIGQLKNKKGVRLLLDALPADRFHLILAGDLEPGIGEWLAAHPSVAHTVLPFRDRYQLLSVYASCDLVALPSFYDGLPNVALEAAALGVPLLTSDAGGLADLVDDEIGFRFPAGDPHACRAAVHRAATATDADLAALGAAGARRVRDRFGVTGETDGYLKVLESVR from the coding sequence ATGCGGCTGCTCTGGGTGACCGAGAATCACCCTCCCAGCCCCGGCGGCATGGCCAACTCGTGCGATCGCATCGTCCGAGGGCTGCGCGCCGCCGGTGTCGCCGTCGACGTCGTGCACCTGAGCCGCCGCACGTCGACCACCGCGTCGCGGGAGGACGGCCTGCTCGTGGTGCCGCTCACCGACGACCCGGAACACGCGCTGCGCCACCTCTGGACCACGCTGCAGCCGCGCATCGGCGACTACACGCACGTCGTCGCGTTCGGCGGCACCTATCCGATGCTGGCCGCGCCGGTCTACGCCAGGTGGGGCGGCCTGCCCCTGGTCACGCTGCTGCGCGGCAACGACTTCGACACCGGCGTGTTCTCCCTGCGCCGCCAGTCGATCGTCCTCGAGGCGCTGCGCTCGTCGGCGCACGTGTGTGTCGTCGCCGCGTCGACGGCGCCGCAGGTGACCGCCCTCGCCCCGGCCACCCCGGTCACCTGGGTGGCCAACGGCATCGACACCACCGAGTGGCGGATCCTGCCGTCCGAACAGCGCGCCGCCGAGACCTGGCGGGCCGCGCACGTGGCCGCACACCACCGCACGATCGGCGTGATCGGGCAGCTCAAGAACAAGAAGGGCGTACGGCTGCTGCTCGACGCCCTGCCCGCCGACCGTTTCCACCTGATCCTGGCCGGTGACCTGGAGCCCGGCATCGGCGAGTGGCTGGCCGCGCATCCGTCGGTTGCGCACACCGTCCTGCCGTTCCGGGACCGCTACCAGCTGCTTTCCGTCTACGCGTCGTGCGACCTGGTCGCTCTGCCGTCGTTCTACGACGGCCTGCCGAACGTCGCCCTGGAAGCCGCCGCCCTCGGCGTCCCGCTGCTCACCTCGGACGCGGGCGGCCTCGCCGACCTGGTCGACGACGAGATCGGCTTCCGGTTCCCGGCCGGCGACCCGCACGCCTGCCGGGCCGCCGTCCACCGGGCCGCGACCGCCACCGACGCCGATCTGGCGGCTCTCGGCGCGGCGGGTGCACGGCGGGTCCGCGACCGGTTCGGCGTCACCGGCGAGACCGACGGCTACCTGAAGGTCCTGGAATCCGTGCGGTGA
- a CDS encoding DoxX family protein: MTVAESVPTLRFRRTLWAFQGLLGVFLIVASAAPKLVGEAYAVQTFEDMGAPTWFRYFIGVVELAGGIGLLVPRLAGLAAIGLALLMVGAGITQVFILHNGAQALTPVIIFAMCVFIAWGRRDSISRLWRRRLG, from the coding sequence ATGACTGTTGCCGAGAGCGTGCCCACGCTGCGTTTCCGCCGGACCCTCTGGGCCTTCCAGGGACTGCTCGGGGTGTTCCTGATCGTCGCCTCGGCGGCGCCCAAGCTCGTCGGCGAGGCCTACGCCGTGCAGACGTTCGAGGACATGGGCGCGCCCACCTGGTTCCGCTACTTCATCGGCGTGGTCGAACTCGCCGGTGGCATCGGCCTGCTCGTCCCCCGCCTGGCCGGGCTCGCCGCGATCGGGCTGGCGCTGCTCATGGTCGGTGCCGGCATCACCCAGGTGTTCATCCTGCACAACGGCGCCCAGGCGCTGACCCCGGTGATCATCTTCGCGATGTGCGTCTTCATCGCCTGGGGCCGCCGCGACTCGATCAGCCGGCTCTGGCGGCGGCGGCTCGGGTGA